From the genome of Papaver somniferum cultivar HN1 chromosome 2, ASM357369v1, whole genome shotgun sequence, one region includes:
- the LOC113352482 gene encoding uncharacterized protein LOC113352482 produces the protein MRLLKLGGCDMVLGVDWMRDMSPMLFDFNKLTVTFTKDGESITLQGNTSTAQISMITGSALHKWLKKNKHGLIVAFDTLKKAVTSTPVLVFPDFNMPFEVETDACDTGIGAVLMHKKQPIAYYNKGMGIIFLSISTYEKELLAIVMAVTKWGPYLMGNHFHRSPKLEVLHGAKVGFHVCYKKGDENKVADSLYRVPHTEASKCQLISQLQPAWLLEVQASYDSDKVAQELIPQLTIYPSSIPPYTLKQGILKYKYKHKVPHISPAGLLQPLSVPDQAWKHISMDFIIGLPKSEGREFIMVVMDRFTKYIHFLPLSHPFTASAVAKIETALHMTTTYHPQTDGQNERVNACLESYLRCMTSYKPTKCVSWLSLAEWWFNSTYHSSLKTTPLYALYGYKPQQFGIFSHQSSTNESVEEYLQRIHAMGIILKSSLEEAQHRMKQQADKKRSEREFKVAPLHMLSTRVVKKQHKQVEQILVHWTHSTAEEATWEDKAVIKKQFPDTIPEDKNHLK, from the exons ATGAGGCTTTTAAAGTTGGGTGGTTGTGATATGGTGCTTGGTGTTGACTGGATGAGAGATATGAGTCCCATGTTATTTGACTTCAACAAGCTCACTGTGACCTTCACCAAAGATGGAGAAAGCATAACATTACAAGGTAATACTTCTACAGCTCAAATTTCTATGATTACAGGAAGTGCTCTACATAAGTGGCTTAAGAAGAACAAACATGgattgattg TGGCTTTTGATACTCTCAAGAAGGCTGTAACTTCCACCCCAGTACTGGTCTTTCCTGATTTCAACATGCCTTTTGAGGTTGAGACTGATGCCTGTGACACAGGGATAGGTGCAGTTTTGATGCATAAAAAGCAACCAATTGCTTATTACAACAAGGGCATGGGAATCATATTTCTCTCCATTTCCACCTATGAAAAGGAGTTATTGGCCATAGTAATGGCAGTTACTAAATGGGGGCCTTACCTCATGGGAAACCATTTTCACAGATCACCAAAGCTTGAAGTACTTCATGGAGCAAAAGTTGGATTCCATG TTTGTTACAAGAAAGGAGATGAAAATAAGGTGGCAGATTCCTTATATAGAGTTCCACACACTGAAGCATCAAAGTGTCAGCTCATTTCACAACTACAACCTGCTTGGCTACTGGAAGTGCAAGCTAGTTATGACTCAGATAAAGTGGCACAAGAACTGATACCACAACTAACTATATATCCTTCTAGCATACCTCCTTATACATTGAAACAAGGTATTCTCAAGTACAAGTATAAG CATAAGGTACCACACATATCACCAGCAGGACTACTCCAGCCACTCTCAGTTCCTGATCAGGCTTGGAAGCATATATCCATGGACTTCATCATTGGGCTTCCAAAATCAGAAGGCAGAGAATTCATCATGGTTGTGATGGATAGATTCACCAAGTACATCCATTTCCTTCCACTAAGTCACCCCTTCACTGCCTCAGCTGTAGCAAAG ATAGAGACTGCTCTTCACATGACTAcaacatatcaccctcagacagaTGGACAGAATGAGAGGGTGAATGCATGCCTGGAGTCATACTTGAGATGTATGACAAGCTATAAACCTACCAAGTGCGTTAGTTGGTTATCCTTAGCAGAGTGGTGGTTCAACTCTACTTATCACTCCAGTTTGAAGACTACACCCTTATATGCTTTGTATGGATACAAACCTCAGCAATTTGGTATTTTCTCTCATCAATCTTCAACTAATGAATCTGTTGAAGAGTATTTACAAAGAATACATGCCATGGGAATCATACTTAAATCCAGTCTTGAAGAAGCACAACACAGGATGAAACAACAGGCTGATAAAAAGAGGTCAGAGAGAGAATTCAAG GTTGCTCCACTCCATATGCTGTCTACCAGAGTAGTCAAGAAACAACATAAGCAGGTAGAACAGATTCTAGTTCATTGGACTCACTCCACTGCTGAGGAAGCAACTTGGGAAGACAAGGCGGTTATAAAGAAACAATTTCCAGATACGATTCCTGAGGACAAGAATCATTTGAAGTGA